Within bacterium, the genomic segment ATGATCGAGGTCTATTTTAACCTGAAAAAGACACCCTTTCCCAAAGATATCGCCCCCACTGATATCTTTGCCTCTGAGTGCACCAGAGAGCTTCGCCAGCGCCTGGAGTACCTTAAACAGCACAGAGGAATCATGCTGCTTACCGGAGCCCCCGGGGCTGGAAAAACTGTTCAGTTAAGGGCCTTTGCAGACAGCCTCAATAGAAATCTCTACCACTACTTCTACCTTCCCTTGTCTACCGTGAATATCCTGGACTTTTACCGGCAACTGGCAGCCAATCTGGGAGTTGAGCCCCCCTATCGCAAAGCACAGCTTTTTGTCTGTATCCAAAGTGCCATACGGGATTATGTAGAGAACAGGAAAAAAATCCCGGTCATCATCTTCGATGAGGCCCACCTTTTCATGAACGAAAATTTCTCCGAACTGCAAATCATTACCAACTTCCATTTTGACTCCATCGATCCGGCCATCTTCATCCTTTCTGGCCAGCCTCACTTAAGAGACAGGCTCCTTGGGCCAGTCTATCAGTCCTTCAATCAGCGCATCCTGCTCAAATTCCACCTCACTCCCCTGTCGAAAGAGGAGACCGAAAGCTATGTGAACCATCAGATGCACCTGGCTGGTGCCAAAAGCCCCATCTTTAACCAAAGCGCCCTGTGTGCCATCTATCAGGTCTCTGCCGGGGTCTGTCGCCTCATCAATAAACTGGCGCTAAAAACCCTGACCATAGGAGCATTGGAGAAGAAGGATACCTTAACTGAGGAGGAAGTCTACAGAGCATCCAAGGAGTTATAGAGTTATAGATCAGGCTGTAGACAAAAATGAGGGATGAAACTATGGAAGATGAATCTATGGAGTTTGTATTCAACGACATACCGGAGGGGTTTTTTAAAGCCAGGGTCTCTCGGATAAA encodes:
- a CDS encoding AAA family ATPase yields the protein MIEVYFNLKKTPFPKDIAPTDIFASECTRELRQRLEYLKQHRGIMLLTGAPGAGKTVQLRAFADSLNRNLYHYFYLPLSTVNILDFYRQLAANLGVEPPYRKAQLFVCIQSAIRDYVENRKKIPVIIFDEAHLFMNENFSELQIITNFHFDSIDPAIFILSGQPHLRDRLLGPVYQSFNQRILLKFHLTPLSKEETESYVNHQMHLAGAKSPIFNQSALCAIYQVSAGVCRLINKLALKTLTIGALEKKDTLTEEEVYRASKEL